A genomic segment from Glycine soja cultivar W05 chromosome 18, ASM419377v2, whole genome shotgun sequence encodes:
- the LOC114396544 gene encoding ubiquitin-like-specific protease 1D → MEEQQQQQRQQKPKGPLPIDWSRQFQSDSPPREYDIVPASAVMSSADQDDLSAIPDHKLRESIQSKKRTLDVTGKNLPDKGVKLRATIDRYQQELTRREQQKRLRQEDDKDRKPQPGQASCTDAVTEGVSNDLREENLSSQAQSQSTFASCFVNKMEDNTNCTASDAFRKEISLFKHRGNQKIQDNGEPRRRKRHRSSSRKLQFQCPSKLSKRDTFSDGKTCRATSPFSLWNNGRNLPRCYPKVKDAFQAIQLDGSRPRKPIVLDIDDDDDDDEAHIVEKTENKFPEYLKEAKIYFPSRDDPECVEICYTDTNCLAPEGYLTSTIMNFYIQYLQQQALLTNRSLSDYHFFNTYFYKKLKEAVSYKQSDREMIFAKFRRWWKGVNIFQKAYVLIPIHEDLHWSLIIICIPDKEYESGPIILHLDSLGLHSSKSVFDNIKSYLIEEKNYMDREDVSLDVSIADRIWKCLPRRIESQIIQVPQQKNEYDCGLFVLYFIERFMEEAPERLKRKDLDMFGRRWFKPQEASNLRVKILKLLLEKLQNSITDNCNSESSPSSSAGPATDCVETARDSVTGPVTDCVETAQDSVT, encoded by the exons ATGgaggaacaacaacaacaacaacggcAACAAAAACCAAAGGGTCCTCTCCCCATTGACTGGAGCCGGCAGTTCCAGAGCGACTCGCCGCCGCGCGAGTACGACATCGTGCCGGCCTCCGCCGTCATGTCATCCGCCGATCAGGACGACCTCTCCGCTATTCCCGATCACAAGCTCAGGGAGTCGATTCAGAGCAAGAAGAGGACCCTCGACGTTACCGGCAAGAATTTGCCCGACAAGGGCGTCAAGCTCCGCGCCACCATCGACCGCTACCAGCAGGAACTTACTCGCCGGGAACAACAAAAGCGTCTCCGCCAG GAAGATGACAAGGACCGGAAGCCGCAGCCCGGACAAGCTTCATGCACAGATGCTGTTACTGagg GTGTGTCTAATGACTTGAGAGAAGAGAATTTGTCGTCTCAAGCTCAATCACAATCCACTTTTGCATCTTGCTTTGTTAATAAAATGGAAGATAAT ACTAATTGTACAGCTTCTGATGCATTTAGAAAAGAGATATCACTTTTCAAACATCGTGGCAACCAGAAAATACAAGACAATGGAGAGCCTAGGAGAAGAAAGAGACATCGATCATCATCAAGAAAATTGCAGTTTCAATGCCCTAGTAAACTTTCCAAACGTGATACTTTTAGTGATGGTAAAACTTGCAGAGCAACTTCCCCTTTCAGTCTGTGGAATAATGGGAGAAATCTGCCAAGATGCTACCCAAAAGT GAAGGATGCTTTTCAGGCAATTCAATTAGATGGCTCAAGGCCCAGGAAG CCCATTGTTCTTGATATTGATGATGATGACGACGATGATGAAGCTCATATTGTggagaaaacagaaaacaaatttcCTGAATA CCTGAAAGAAGCTAAGATCTATTTTCCATCAAG AGATGATCCAGAGTGTGTTGAAATTTGTTACACAGACACAAATTGCCTAGCCCCAGAAGGCTATTTAACATCAACTATTATGAACTTCTACATTCA ATATTTGCAGCAACAAGCATTGTTGACAAATAGATCATTATCTGACTACCATTTTTTCAATACATATTTCTACAAGAAGCTCAAAGAAGCTGTTTCCTACAAG CAAAGTGATAGAGAGATGATCTTTGCAAAGTTCAGAAGATGGTGGAAAGGTGTAAATATTTTTCAGAAGGCTTATGTTTTGATTCCAATACATGAGGA CCTTCATTGGAGCTTGATCATTATTTGTATCCCAGACAAAGAATATGAATCAGGGCCAATCATACTTCATTTGGATTCTTTGGGTCTTCACTCTAGTAAATCagtttttgataatattaaaag CTATTTGATTGAAGAAAAGAACTATATGGATCGAGAAGATGTGTCTTTAGATGTTTCAATTGCGGATAGAATATGGAAGTGCCTTCCTCGTAGAATTGAATCTCAAATCATCCAG GTTCCCCAACAGAAGAATGAATATGACTGTGGTCTTTTTGTATTGTACTTCATTGAACGTTTCATGGAGGAGGCACCTGAAAGACTGAAAAGGAAAGATTTAGATATG TTTGGAAGGCGATGGTTCAAACCTCAAGAGGCGTCCAATTTGAGAGTGAAAATCCTTAAAttgcttttagaaaaattaCAGAATTCAATAACGGATAATTGTAACTCGGAATCTTCTCCTTCGTCATCTGCTGGCCCTGCAACTGATTGTGTTGAGACTGCCAGGGATTCTGTTACTGGCCCTGTGACTGATTGTGTAGAGACCGCCCAGGATTCTGTGACGTAA